From Brachyspira pilosicoli, a single genomic window includes:
- a CDS encoding DUF1848 domain-containing protein, with protein MIISASRRTDIPCYYCDWFFDRIKEGYCLVRNPFNSHQVSKIDLSADVVDCIVFWTKDVSPMIDKLYLIKDYKYYFQFTINSYGEDIENVISKRKEKIIYSFKRLSEKIGKEKVLWRYDPIILSDKYSLDYHKKHFEYLIKELHNYTKKCIISFVDIYKKIESKIKDINIKKDDEHIFELSSFISDISKHYNITVEACCEDLPNIAKSKCIDEKLISKIVGYNIKAKKDKNQRLNCGCVESIDIGAYNTCLSDCIYCYANNKNNIKNSSVFLEQYKQLSDLDIVTERKCYSLKE; from the coding sequence ATGATAATAAGTGCAAGCAGAAGAACGGATATTCCTTGTTATTACTGTGATTGGTTTTTTGACAGAATAAAAGAGGGGTATTGTTTAGTAAGAAATCCTTTTAACAGTCATCAGGTAAGTAAAATAGATTTGTCGGCTGATGTTGTTGATTGTATAGTGTTTTGGACTAAAGATGTCTCTCCTATGATTGATAAACTATATTTAATTAAAGACTATAAATATTATTTTCAATTTACAATTAACTCATACGGTGAAGATATAGAAAATGTTATTTCAAAGAGAAAAGAGAAAATAATATATTCGTTTAAAAGGCTTTCAGAGAAGATAGGAAAAGAAAAAGTTTTGTGGCGTTATGACCCTATTATTTTAAGCGATAAATATAGCCTTGATTATCATAAAAAACATTTTGAATATTTAATAAAAGAGCTTCATAACTATACCAAAAAATGCATAATAAGTTTTGTTGATATCTATAAAAAAATAGAAAGCAAAATAAAAGATATAAATATAAAAAAAGATGATGAGCATATTTTTGAATTATCTTCTTTTATTAGCGATATTTCTAAACATTATAATATAACTGTAGAAGCTTGCTGTGAGGATTTGCCTAATATTGCTAAAAGTAAATGCATTGATGAAAAGCTAATATCAAAGATAGTAGGGTATAATATAAAAGCAAAGAAAGACAAAAATCAAAGGCTTAATTGCGGGTGTGTTGAAAGTATTGACATAGGAGCTTACAACACTTGCTTATCTGATTGCATTTACTGTTATGCGAATAATAAAAATAACATCAAAAACTCTTCTGTATTTTTGGAGCAGTATAAGCAATTAAGTGATTTGGATATTGTTACAGAGAGAAAGTGCTATTCTTTAAAAGAGTAA